In Ureibacillus thermophilus, the genomic stretch TCCGATTCCAGGCTTCTGTTTTATGTCCACCCGTCACAAACCAAAGACCGCCTAAAAACAATGTTGCACAAATGCAACGGACAAATACCAGCTCTATTGCTGGGATTCCTGCATTGACGGTAAATAAACCAATGGAACCGAAAATGGCCATACTTGCTGCCAATTTCAAAATAGCTGATACGTTCACAAAGTATTCCCCTTATCACAAATTTTGCGAAAAATCGGAAATAAAGCAATATAAAATCTATTAAATTACATTTATATCAATTTGGCAATACTATTATAAATTACTATGAAGAAATAAAGCAGAATTAATATCTTTTATCCTAAGAATAGTGTAGACTTAGGTTATCAGCAGATAAGTACAATTTCAACAATGTAAACGTTTACTTTAAGTTTTTTATAGTTGAAAAGGAGACTGTTTTTTATGGAAAAAAATGTTCGCATTGAAAAAGATTTTTTAGGTGAAAAAGAAATCCCGATAGATGCTTATTACGGAGTGCAAACAATGCGCGCCACTGAAAACTTCCCAATTACAGGATATCGTATTCATCCTGAATTAATTAAGTCGCTTGGGATTGTAAAAAAAGCAGCCGCACTAGCGAACATGGAAGTAGGTTTATTAGATAAAACAATAGGGGAATATATTGTAAAAGCAGCTGATGAAGTCATCGAAGGTAAATGGGATGACCAGTTTATTGTGGACCCGATTCAAGGGGGAGCTGGTACTTCCATCAACATGAACGCTAATGAAGTCATCGCCAACCGTGCGTTGGAATTAATGGGAGCAGAAAAAGGGAACTATTCCCTTATCAGTCCAAACAGCCACGTGAATATGTCCCAATCTACAAACGATGCTTTCCCAACGGCTACACATATTGCCGTGTTAAGTTTATTAAATCAATTAATTGACACGACCAAAACAATGCAACAAGTATTTTTGAATAAAGCTGATGAGTTTGCTGGAATCATTAAAATGGGCAGAACGCACTTGCAAGATGCTGTTCCGATTTTGCTAGGGCAAGAATTTGAAGCCTATGCACGCGTCATTGCCCGGGATGTTGAACGCATTTCCAATACAAAAAATAATTTATATGAAGTGAATATGGGGGCAACAGCCGTAGGAACAGGTTTAAATGCAGAGCCTGAATATATTAAAATCGTAACTGAACATTTAGTGAAATTGAGCGGCCATCCATTAAGAAGCGCAAAACATTTAGTCGATGCAACGCAAAATACGGATTGCTATACAGAAGTATCTGCTGCATTGAAAATTTGCATGATTAATATGTCCAAAATCGCCAATGACTTGCGCTTAATGGCATCTGGTCCACGGGCAGGATTATCAGAAATTATCCTTCCAGCCCGCCAACCAGGTTCTTCTATCATGCCGGGTAAAGTAAATCCAGTAATGCCAGAAGTGGTGAACCAAGTGGCATTCCAAGTCATCGGTAATGATTTAACAATTTCAGCCGCTTCCGAAGCAGGACAATTTGAGTTGAATGTAATGGAACCGGTATTATTCTTTAATTTAATCCAATCTATTTCCATCATGAACAATGTGTTTAAAACATTCACAGAAAACTGCTTAAAAGGTATTCAAGCTAATGAAGAACGGATGAAAGAATACGTTGAAAGAAGCATCGGCATCATTACAGCCATCAACCCGCATGTTGGATATGAAACAGCAGCAAAATTAGCACGCGAAGCATACCTCACTGGCGAATCCATCCGTGATCTTTGCATTAAATATGATGTATTAACGGAAGAACAATTAAATGAAATTTTAAATCCTTATGAAATGACACACCCTGGCATTGCAGGAAAACATTGATATGAATTGGCAAAGGGCACAATAAATGGCCCTTTGCTTTTTTGTGCGCCCGGCATGTACATGAACGATAGGGTGTAAGTCCCGAACGCGGAAGACAGAAGTAGAGGTTAGCTCAACGCAAGGGTGTCCGTGGTGACGCGGAATCTGAAGGAAGAAAGCGGCAAACTTCCGGTCCGAGGAACACGAACCTCATATAAGGCTAGGTATGATTGAGTGAGTTTGCAAAACAAAACAAAGCTCTTTCTGTCGAAGGTCATATCGAGTAAATGAGGCGGATAGATGGTGTGAAAGTGCATGTACTTACCCGGGGAGGTCTGGCGGATAGGTGAAGTACGCTTCATAACCTACTTAGTGATAAGTAGCTGAACCGTCAGAAGTCAGCAGAGGTCATCGTATTAGTTGGTTTAGAACTACTAAGAAGGACCGAACAATGAAGAGAGAAAAGCCCTTGGCATTCAGTGAGTCATGATGAACACAGAAAACGCAGTACCTCACTTGAGGGAGGAGGCGGTGAATCCCGTGGGGGACCTCTTGGAGGGTGGAGTGACCACTGGCATAAAGAGAACAGCTATTCACGGAAGTTATAAAAACTTGCGTCAATGATCTTAATTGAACCGCCGTATACGGAACCGTACGTACGGTGGTGTGAGAGGACGGGAGTTCATCGCTCCCTCCTACTCGATTTGGAAGGATGGATGGAGTACAAAATGGGGGAATATGCGAACCAATGGGAGGAGCAAACGCACGAATCGTGGCAGTATCCGCACGAAATGAGGAGGTAAACGCACGAAATGAGGAGGCAACCGCGCGAAATGGAGCAGTATCCGCACGAAATGAGGAGGCAACCGCCCGAAACGAGGCAGTATCCGCACAAAAGGAGAAGGTAAACGCACGAAATGGAGTAGTAAACGCACGAAATGGAGCAGTATCCGCACGAAATGAGGAGGCAAACGCGCGAAATGAGGCAGTATCCGCACGAAATGAGGAGGCAACCGCCCGAAACGAGGCAGTATCCGCACGAAATGAGGAGGCAACCGCCCGAAACGAGGCAGTATCCGCCCGAAATGAGGAGGCAAACGCGCGAAATGGAGCAGTATCCGCACGAAATGAGGAGGTAAACGCACGAAACGAGGCAGTATCCGCACGAAATATGGAAGTATCCGCACGAATGGAGAAGGCAACCGCACGAAACAATGCAGTATCCGCACCAAATGAGGAGGTAAACGCACGAAATGAGGCAGTATCCGCACGAAATGAGGAGGCAAACGCGCGAAATGGAGCAGTATCCGCACGAATGGAGAAGGCAACCGCACGAAACGAGGCAGTATCCGCCCGAAATGAGGAGGCAAACGCACGAAATATGGAAGTAAACGCACGAATTGGAGTAGTAAACGCACGAAACGAGGCAGTATCCGCACAAAAGGAGAAGGTAAACGCACGAAACGAGGCAGTATCCGCACGAAATATGGAAGTATCCGCCCGAAATGAGGAGGTAAACGCACGAAACGAGGCAGTATCCGCACAAAATATGGAAGTATCCGCACGAATGGAGAAGGCAACCGCACGAAAGAGAGGAGCAACCGCCCGAAACGAGGCAGTATCCGCACAAAAGGAGAAGGTAAACGCCCGAAACGTGGCAGTATCCGCCCGAAATGAGGAGGTAAACGCACGAAACGAGGCAGTATCCGCCCGAAATGAGGAGGTAAACGCACGAAACAATGCAGTATACGCACGAAAGGAGCCAACAACCACACCAAATAAACCAACTGAAGCAGCAACCAACACCTTAAAAAATAAACAGGGAACCAGATTGATTCCCCATGCACACATATCTATATTTCTTTTTAAGGAGCAGCTATTTCCGTTTTAGATAAAAGTTCCTTTAAAAACTGATCCCGCAGTTCAGGGGATTGCTGCTCTCCATCAAGAAGCATAGCACCTACCGTAAAATCCGATAAATCCTTCTCCACAATAAATTGCAAGTTCACATTTGCTTTCTTCTCTCCATTTACCGGGCAAGCACCTTTAAACTCTACTACATTCTGGCGATTATTGGTTCTAAAATAGACCCATTCTTCCTCGTCACATTGCCCATTCAAAGCATTTTCCAAATTCACTGATCCATTTTCCAAAGTCGCGCTTTTTATATAAGATATATATTCTTTCCCTTCATCAGGTTTAGTCATATACCACAATATAAATATGATGAGAAGTGGAACAATCCATAAAATCGTTCTTTTAGATACATTCTGCATAGCTTAAAATTCCCCCCACCTTTGTAATGAAATTATAACATTACAAAAATACTATTTCTATAAAAAGTTATATTCTTGCTCTTAAAAACAGAAAATATCTGGAACAACACAAATAAGCCTTATTTGTAAAAAAGCATTATAATAAAAACAGGTGATGCTAGACAATGAAACTTATTTTGACCGAAAAACCATCTGTAGCGAAAAACA encodes the following:
- the aspA gene encoding aspartate ammonia-lyase codes for the protein MEKNVRIEKDFLGEKEIPIDAYYGVQTMRATENFPITGYRIHPELIKSLGIVKKAAALANMEVGLLDKTIGEYIVKAADEVIEGKWDDQFIVDPIQGGAGTSINMNANEVIANRALELMGAEKGNYSLISPNSHVNMSQSTNDAFPTATHIAVLSLLNQLIDTTKTMQQVFLNKADEFAGIIKMGRTHLQDAVPILLGQEFEAYARVIARDVERISNTKNNLYEVNMGATAVGTGLNAEPEYIKIVTEHLVKLSGHPLRSAKHLVDATQNTDCYTEVSAALKICMINMSKIANDLRLMASGPRAGLSEIILPARQPGSSIMPGKVNPVMPEVVNQVAFQVIGNDLTISAASEAGQFELNVMEPVLFFNLIQSISIMNNVFKTFTENCLKGIQANEERMKEYVERSIGIITAINPHVGYETAAKLAREAYLTGESIRDLCIKYDVLTEEQLNEILNPYEMTHPGIAGKH
- a CDS encoding glucosamine 6-phosphate synthetase, coding for MQNVSKRTILWIVPLLIIFILWYMTKPDEGKEYISYIKSATLENGSVNLENALNGQCDEEEWVYFRTNNRQNVVEFKGACPVNGEKKANVNLQFIVEKDLSDFTVGAMLLDGEQQSPELRDQFLKELLSKTEIAAP